Sequence from the Nodularia sp. LEGE 06071 genome:
GTGCGATTCGTTGCTTAGTGAATCTCGGTATCCAGCCCGTACATAACTAAGCCAGCCCGACAGCAGATTACTGTCACTAAAGGCTGAACTCTCGGTCAGATGCAGGTGTAAATCCTGCCATTCAGACTCAGAATTGACTCCTTACCTGCCCACACCGAACAAGCTCGTTTCTTGTAGAGTGAAGCTGGGAACAGGGCACAATCAGACGACTATTGCGAGTTGACACTGGTGCTAACAGGGAGTTCCCATGATGAAACAGAGCCTAGAAAAGCAGCTTATTGCAAGGCAAGGGCGCAATATAAAAACCCTGACCTCACTGGAGCTAATTCCCGCCGCATATACCAAGAATAGCGGTAAGAGTCTAGGGAATCCAGTAGCTGAAGTGGCTACATCTAACGGAACAATCAATCTCTCCGAGGGAACGAATAAAAACGATTTGTGAGTCCTGGGGCTTTCGTTCCCCAAGTAGGCTAGACGAGAAGCGGAACTCTTACAAGTCGGGTAGGACAGACCGTAATTGGTCTGAGGTGTTCAGAATACGCAAACTCTAGAAGAGAAAATGATTAGACACAGTAGACATACTAGTGAATCTTGGAGAGCTTTACCGTGGAAGAAATTCCGCCGTAACCTTTTCCGCCTTCAAAAGCGCGTGTACAAAGCGGTTCAAGTTGGAGACAAGCGGAAAGCTAGGTTACTTCAAAAGCTTATTCTTAAATCAACCTCGGCTCGATTTCTTGCAATAAGACAAGTATCTCAGCTAAATGCTGGTAAAAAGACGGCTGGTATTGATGGGAAGAAATCCCTCTCATTTGAAGAACGCTTCAACCTTGAAGAACTACTGAAAATGAATAGTGGAAATTGGAAGCATCAAGGACTACGGGAAATCCCTATCCCCAAGAAGGACGGGACTACCAGAATGCTTAAAATACCGACCATCGCTGATAGGGCTTGGCAATGCCTAGCAAAATACGCACTCGAACCAGCACACGAAGCCACTTTCCACGCCAGAAGTTACGGGTTCAGAACTGGGCGTTCCGCCCATGATGCACAAAAGTACATCTACTTAAACCTTAACTCCAAGGTCAATGGAATAGAAAAACGAGTAATCGAACTCGATATTGAAAAGTGCTTCGACAGGATTAACCACTCAGCAATAATGGATGAACTCATATCCCCCAAAGGCTTAAAAATCGGTATTTTCCGATGCCTCAAGGCAGGGGTAAATCCAGAATTTCCTGAACAAGGAACCCCACAAGGGGGAGTGGTCAGCCCATTACTAGCAAATATAGCACTCAACGGGATTGAGAGTATACACAGATACCACTACAACTACAAACTAGGTAGTAAGGTACACGACAAGACCCCAAATAAGTCAATCATAGAACCATCAATCCGATATGCGGATGACATGGTTATTATACTCCGACCCGAAGATGATGCGACAGAGATACTTGAAAGAATCAGCGAGTTCCTCCGCAAACGCGGAATGAAAGTAAGCCAAAAGAAAACCAAAGTTACCGCCGCGACAGATGGGTTTGATTTCCTCGGCTGGAACTTCAAAGTCCAGAAAAACGGAAAGTTTAGAAGTATTCCTTCAATGGACAACTTCAAAGCTTTTCGCAAGAAAGTAAAACACATCGTCAACAACTCGAATTATGGTGCTACCACAAAGGCTAAGAAATTAGCCCCGGTAGTTAGAGGTTGGAGAAATTACCATAAGTTTTGCAAGATGGACGGCTCCAGGAATTCCCTGTACCACATCGAAACAAGAGCTTACAAGGTATTCAACAAGGAAACCAAACAAAACCGTCACTCTAGCAAGAAAT
This genomic interval carries:
- a CDS encoding group II intron reverse transcriptase/maturase produces the protein MIRHSRHTSESWRALPWKKFRRNLFRLQKRVYKAVQVGDKRKARLLQKLILKSTSARFLAIRQVSQLNAGKKTAGIDGKKSLSFEERFNLEELLKMNSGNWKHQGLREIPIPKKDGTTRMLKIPTIADRAWQCLAKYALEPAHEATFHARSYGFRTGRSAHDAQKYIYLNLNSKVNGIEKRVIELDIEKCFDRINHSAIMDELISPKGLKIGIFRCLKAGVNPEFPEQGTPQGGVVSPLLANIALNGIESIHRYHYNYKLGSKVHDKTPNKSIIEPSIRYADDMVIILRPEDDATEILERISEFLRKRGMKVSQKKTKVTAATDGFDFLGWNFKVQKNGKFRSIPSMDNFKAFRKKVKHIVNNSNYGATTKAKKLAPVVRGWRNYHKFCKMDGSRNSLYHIETRAYKVFNKETKQNRHSSKKLLDKAFPAVSYSENKHISVKGTKSPYDGDTAYWSERNSKLYNGETPIALKKQNHKCASCGLKFIDEERIHLHHIDGNHANWKKNNLEAIHESCHDYKHMSKSAS